Proteins encoded in a region of the Clostridium beijerinckii genome:
- a CDS encoding PadR family transcriptional regulator has protein sequence MNELFILGELMEEPQSGYDLRNALQASLGRHRKVSYGVIYPLLEKLQNDGFLEITNVESHGKNKKMATITEKGEERFFELMKMPVPSGAHTADIYLIKLDVMQHLTLDQQMQLLDQFDQEQRDIIEDTQFALKKLAEENSRDHWYASKRFELRLQQANVAIDWIKEFKHELKKEW, from the coding sequence ATGAATGAACTTTTTATTCTAGGCGAATTAATGGAAGAACCACAAAGTGGTTATGATCTACGTAATGCCTTACAAGCTTCTTTAGGACGTCATCGTAAAGTCAGCTATGGAGTAATTTATCCATTGCTTGAAAAATTACAGAATGATGGTTTTTTAGAAATAACTAACGTAGAATCACACGGAAAAAATAAGAAAATGGCAACAATTACAGAAAAAGGGGAAGAACGTTTTTTTGAACTAATGAAAATGCCTGTTCCAAGTGGAGCCCATACTGCTGATATATATTTAATTAAACTTGATGTAATGCAGCACCTTACACTAGACCAACAAATGCAACTATTGGATCAATTCGATCAAGAACAAAGAGATATAATTGAAGATACGCAATTTGCACTAAAAAAATTAGCTGAGGAAAATTCAAGAGATCACTGGTATGCAAGTAAAAGGTTTGAATTACGACTACAGCAGGCAAATGTTGCAATTGATTGGATTAAAGAGTTTAAACATGAACTAAAGAAAGAATGGTGA
- a CDS encoding nitrite/sulfite reductase — MSYEAIWAKNQRLNDVEIIKLEKDGLDVIETIIDKYSKEGYDSITPKDMNRFKWAGVYEQKPREGYFMMRVRINSGIMTSEQAKVLAGIAKDYGRGIANVSTRGAIQFHWVQVEDLPSIYERLEACGLSPFEACGDCPRTIVGNPLAGIDKDELMDTTELVEQVNNFFLLNKDFSNLPRKFKISISASIHNAAHAQINDLAFTPATKKIDNQDVIGFHVWVGGGLSASPHLAQKLDIFVKPEDVLKVAEGVCTIFRDYGYREKRTRARLKFLVADWGSEKFKNKLLEFTGDMPSSGDDKLASWNASYYFGVHSQNEDGKSYIGVSLPLGEITCDQLLELAHISEKYGDRKIRTTLSQNLIITGINDEEMPSLLKKDVFKQLSPNPSIFTGYTVSCTGKEFCNLAIVETKKRAKEVIEYLDSKLKLDTPLRIHFTGCPNSCGQKHIADISLQGALIKTEDSCEEAFTIWLGGTLNNGGQFAENLNYRVKSTEVHIVLEKIITFFEKSKLENETFNEFIARVGISKITENI, encoded by the coding sequence ATGTCTTACGAAGCTATTTGGGCTAAAAATCAAAGACTAAATGACGTAGAAATTATAAAACTTGAAAAGGATGGCTTAGATGTAATTGAAACTATAATTGACAAATACTCGAAGGAAGGTTATGATTCAATAACGCCTAAAGATATGAATAGATTTAAATGGGCTGGCGTTTACGAACAAAAGCCAAGAGAGGGATACTTTATGATGAGAGTTCGTATTAATTCTGGAATAATGACTTCAGAGCAAGCAAAAGTTTTAGCAGGGATTGCTAAAGATTATGGACGTGGAATTGCAAACGTCTCTACAAGAGGAGCTATACAGTTTCACTGGGTTCAGGTAGAAGATTTACCTTCTATTTATGAAAGATTAGAAGCTTGTGGCCTAAGTCCTTTTGAGGCTTGTGGCGATTGCCCTAGAACAATAGTTGGAAATCCTCTTGCTGGAATTGATAAAGATGAACTTATGGATACAACTGAACTTGTAGAACAAGTTAATAATTTCTTCTTATTAAACAAGGATTTTTCTAATCTACCAAGAAAATTTAAAATATCAATATCAGCCAGTATACATAATGCAGCTCATGCACAAATTAATGATCTTGCCTTTACTCCAGCAACAAAAAAAATTGATAATCAGGACGTAATTGGTTTCCACGTATGGGTTGGAGGAGGACTTTCAGCAAGCCCTCATTTAGCACAAAAACTAGATATATTTGTTAAACCTGAAGATGTACTAAAGGTTGCTGAAGGTGTATGTACTATTTTTAGAGATTATGGATATAGGGAAAAACGTACTCGTGCCCGCTTAAAATTTTTAGTAGCTGACTGGGGATCAGAAAAATTCAAGAATAAATTATTAGAATTCACTGGGGATATGCCAAGCTCAGGTGATGATAAATTAGCTTCATGGAATGCATCTTATTATTTTGGAGTACATTCCCAAAATGAAGATGGCAAAAGCTATATTGGTGTTAGTTTACCACTTGGAGAAATCACTTGTGATCAACTTTTAGAACTTGCCCATATTTCAGAAAAATACGGAGATAGAAAAATTAGAACTACACTATCACAAAATTTAATTATTACAGGTATAAATGATGAAGAGATGCCTTCTCTATTAAAAAAAGATGTATTTAAACAACTTTCTCCAAATCCAAGTATTTTTACAGGATACACAGTTTCTTGTACAGGTAAAGAATTCTGTAATTTAGCCATTGTTGAAACAAAAAAACGTGCTAAAGAAGTTATCGAATATCTTGATTCTAAACTCAAACTAGATACACCGTTGCGTATCCATTTTACAGGTTGTCCTAATTCTTGCGGACAAAAACATATAGCTGATATCAGCCTTCAAGGTGCACTAATAAAAACTGAAGATAGCTGTGAGGAAGCCTTTACCATATGGCTTGGTGGTACACTAAACAATGGTGGGCAGTTTGCAGAAAATCTAAACTACCGTGTAAAATCTACTGAGGTTCATATAGTTCTTGAGAAAATAATAACTTTCTTTGAAAAAAGTAAGTTAGAGAATGAGACTTTTAATGAATTTATCGCAAGAGTAGGAATTAGTAAAATCACAGAAAACATATAA
- a CDS encoding MFS transporter yields the protein MTKEIKVALLMAASLFMEILDGTIVTTALPKMSQYFHTGSSTIALLVSVYLITVAIFIPLSGWMANQFGKKKIWIIAVILFTISSLSSALAPNFSLLLIMRIIQGISGALMTPTARLIVLEKTPASQLLKMISYLIWPALIAPAIAPLVGGFIVTYWNWQWIFLINVPIGLITALIGAKLIDPDKEKNKTLFDLIGFIEIALSSGIILVGAEIATHGKDYWLSALGLVILGIILGFIVFRHLKKSDNPLFSLDSLKITSFRIFQTSGSVLWLCVGALPYILTIFLQTVFQWSAVKAGSYVLFIFVGNIGIKPFTNIIIRKLGYRGALLSSFGMVFVTSIGLAFIQINTFPAWIMFLALVSGVGRSLALTAYNGLSFSEIAPQDRNSANTLNAVVSTLAQGMGISIITVVVNLLQIFFSITISYKLGFVFLGLLMLYPIIEVIFLPKNIGHATIS from the coding sequence ATGACAAAAGAAATAAAAGTGGCTTTATTAATGGCTGCTAGTCTCTTTATGGAGATTTTAGATGGAACAATCGTAACAACTGCACTACCTAAAATGTCCCAATATTTTCATACAGGTTCATCAACAATTGCTTTACTCGTTAGTGTGTATTTGATCACAGTTGCGATTTTTATTCCCCTAAGTGGATGGATGGCTAATCAATTTGGGAAAAAGAAAATTTGGATTATTGCTGTCATCCTCTTTACCATTAGCTCCTTAAGCAGTGCACTAGCGCCTAATTTCTCTTTACTTTTGATAATGAGAATTATACAAGGGATCTCTGGTGCATTGATGACACCTACCGCAAGACTGATTGTGTTAGAAAAAACACCAGCTTCACAGCTATTAAAAATGATTAGTTACTTAATTTGGCCTGCACTCATCGCACCAGCAATAGCACCTTTAGTTGGTGGATTTATTGTTACCTACTGGAACTGGCAATGGATTTTCTTAATTAATGTACCAATAGGTTTAATTACAGCATTAATAGGAGCAAAATTAATAGATCCTGATAAAGAAAAAAATAAAACTTTATTTGATCTTATAGGATTTATAGAAATTGCACTTTCATCTGGCATAATTTTGGTTGGAGCAGAAATAGCCACTCACGGAAAAGATTATTGGCTTAGCGCGCTAGGATTAGTAATTTTGGGAATAATACTTGGATTTATAGTTTTCAGGCACTTAAAAAAATCAGATAATCCACTATTTTCACTTGATTCACTAAAAATAACTTCTTTTAGAATATTCCAAACAAGTGGATCTGTTCTATGGCTATGTGTTGGAGCATTACCGTACATATTAACAATTTTTTTACAAACAGTCTTTCAATGGTCAGCAGTAAAAGCAGGTAGTTATGTGCTATTTATTTTTGTTGGAAACATTGGAATTAAACCTTTTACAAATATAATTATTCGTAAATTAGGCTATCGCGGTGCACTATTATCATCATTTGGAATGGTGTTTGTTACATCAATTGGTTTAGCATTCATTCAAATTAATACTTTTCCTGCTTGGATAATGTTTCTTGCGCTAGTTTCAGGTGTAGGACGTTCATTAGCCTTAACTGCTTACAATGGACTAAGCTTTTCTGAAATAGCCCCTCAAGATCGGAATAGCGCAAATACTTTGAATGCTGTCGTTTCAACATTAGCACAAGGGATGGGGATATCAATTATTACAGTTGTTGTTAATTTACTACAAATTTTCTTTTCAATTACTATCTCTTATAAATTAGGCTTTGTTTTCCTTGGTCTATTGATGTTATATCCAATAATTGAAGTAATATTTTTACCTAAAAACATTGGACATGCTACAATCAGCTAG
- a CDS encoding SagB/ThcOx family dehydrogenase: MTRYEKQRNFLKSNFDEFKNIKTDKMKGIPQPDSIKSYDSQSRIVALPRVSEETVTNSNIYKCIGNRRSTRLYAEKSMNLEELSYLLWATQGITETNKAGLTLRTVPCSGATHSFETYLFIMNVDGIQKGIYRYLPVEHKLLFMFELDEIDNKIDEITLDQPFVPNFAKKAAVLFAWSTTPYRSEWKFDITAHKKILIDVGHVCQNLYLASESIKAGACAIGIYDQKMIDTLLGLDGDEEFIIYLAAVGKKKE; this comes from the coding sequence ATGACAAGATATGAAAAGCAGAGAAATTTTTTGAAATCTAATTTTGACGAATTCAAAAATATAAAAACTGATAAAATGAAAGGTATACCTCAGCCAGATAGTATAAAATCTTATGATTCGCAATCTAGAATTGTTGCTTTACCAAGGGTAAGTGAAGAAACTGTAACGAATTCTAATATTTATAAGTGTATAGGTAATAGAAGAAGTACAAGGCTTTATGCTGAAAAGTCTATGAATCTTGAAGAATTGTCGTATCTATTATGGGCTACTCAAGGAATTACTGAAACTAATAAAGCAGGTCTAACTTTAAGGACAGTTCCCTGTAGTGGGGCAACGCATTCTTTTGAAACATATTTATTTATTATGAATGTTGATGGGATACAAAAAGGTATTTATAGATATCTACCAGTAGAGCATAAACTTTTATTCATGTTTGAATTAGATGAAATTGACAATAAAATAGATGAAATTACTTTAGACCAGCCTTTTGTACCTAACTTTGCAAAGAAAGCTGCTGTGTTATTTGCTTGGAGCACGACTCCATATCGTTCAGAATGGAAGTTTGATATTACGGCACATAAAAAGATTTTAATAGATGTTGGCCATGTATGCCAAAATCTTTATTTAGCCAGTGAATCAATCAAAGCAGGTGCATGTGCTATAGGAATTTATGATCAAAAGATGATAGATACTCTTTTGGGGCTGGATGGAGATGAAGAATTTATTATATATCTTGCAGCTGTTGGAAAAAAGAAAGAATAA
- a CDS encoding 1,4-dihydroxy-6-naphthoate synthase: protein MSKYRSSYCKIFINTDEEEEVILSLIEKITMGSKKRWTIISDLMKIELINNEDFSEEKSVKEEDGFLYSKYYLGIEPGEGIKEEQYITGVIILLENLRSLGYKVVASCDFQNELSK, encoded by the coding sequence ATGAGTAAATATAGAAGTTCGTACTGTAAAATTTTCATCAACACTGATGAAGAAGAAGAAGTTATATTGAGTTTAATTGAAAAAATAACAATGGGTAGTAAAAAAAGATGGACAATCATCTCAGATTTAATGAAAATAGAATTGATAAATAATGAAGATTTTAGTGAAGAAAAAAGCGTTAAAGAAGAAGACGGTTTTCTATACTCAAAATATTATCTTGGTATTGAGCCTGGAGAAGGTATAAAGGAAGAACAGTATATTACAGGAGTAATAATCTTGCTGGAAAATCTAAGATCATTAGGATATAAGGTTGTTGCTTCTTGTGATTTTCAAAATGAACTTTCCAAATAA
- a CDS encoding flavin reductase family protein encodes MEKINVNYEKMYYGFPVILISFFDKNGLPNVTTLSSSYSLKDMVVLGFSSKGYAINQIKEVRDFVINIPDSSLRKEISFCGTKSGHEVQKFDATKLTYSKSKIVNAPIIEECPITIECTLTDVIEKDAYAGITNILGIIKGRLISKEYLDDENRLNISKFDNLLYFGDGINKGYRYIKNEQ; translated from the coding sequence ATGGAAAAAATAAATGTTAACTATGAAAAAATGTATTACGGATTTCCTGTAATTCTTATAAGTTTTTTTGATAAAAATGGGCTTCCAAATGTAACTACTCTTTCATCTTCCTATAGCCTTAAGGATATGGTAGTTCTTGGCTTTAGTAGCAAAGGATATGCAATTAATCAAATTAAAGAAGTTCGTGATTTTGTAATTAATATCCCTGACAGTTCACTTAGGAAAGAAATTAGCTTTTGCGGAACTAAATCTGGTCATGAAGTTCAAAAGTTTGACGCTACCAAATTAACTTATTCTAAATCTAAAATTGTAAACGCACCAATCATTGAAGAATGCCCAATTACTATAGAATGTACTTTAACTGATGTTATCGAAAAAGATGCCTATGCAGGTATTACTAATATTCTTGGAATTATAAAGGGCAGGCTTATTTCAAAGGAATATTTAGATGATGAAAACAGATTAAATATTTCAAAATTTGATAACCTTTTATATTTTGGGGATGGAATAAACAAAGGATATAGATATATTAAAAATGAGCAATAA